From a single Mobula birostris isolate sMobBir1 chromosome 13, sMobBir1.hap1, whole genome shotgun sequence genomic region:
- the LOC140208513 gene encoding NACHT, LRR and PYD domains-containing protein 3-like: MATGGKLNRLRKALKRFSRGRSSSEDDWDTGNNEPKQGQIENNVSVECGLAAEEGEQIQPRDSDVRDTDQDPKAGTSEATVCQPRDSDVRDTEQDPGTSTSEATVCQSRDAAQDPGTGTRASRGGVPVTSTSGKDTGPNSAITELLASWDDFQLLQLTDFYRDRLEQAMEGGVHGVSLALTAENQFSGEEHRKISDLADKGERADSSKLLLSLVMEKGSRARRVMWETFVKMRIGVPKLDKILKEMQAHGCVPVQRPVPEIPRGMKDVQQKHKETLRAQTETLRVNTILMREKVKVFQLVDRYAELTVISTVRDRRLVEHELLARGRDHEEWREKHLRRELENIRTDQLFQSSFTRNKSKSGISAAVAGVPGIGKTTVVQKIVYDWAMGKIYQRFQFVFGFKFRDLNSIGCRINLRELILDQYPYFGNILREVWKNPEGLLFIFDGLDEFKHNIDFADSRRDTEPKHQCPDPEWWCEVSDIVYSLIQGKLLPGCSVLVTTRPTALHLLEKADISVRAEILGFSGEKRKEYFFRHFEDQTVAAAVFKHVKENEILYTMSYNPSYCWILALALGPFFTQRVRDPQRVPKTITQLYSYYIYNILKNHGCKIENPRDVFLSLGQMAFRGVSERKIVFTDGDLINYNLQPSQFLSGFLMELLEREDSARSVVYTFPHLTIQEFVAALAQFLNPHPGDILKFLTETHNTTDGRFNVFLRFVAGLSSPMTARGLEEFLGPFPHQTTCRVIDWVKEEVKRQSGNTGSEAGKRSLLNTLHYLFESQNRGLAQAALGSVETLSFSGMTLTPIDCAVLSHVIGLCDTIKHLDLGNCNIQCEGIQRLGPGLHKCQELRLEQNELGDSGVKLVSAALRNPECKIQKLWLINVGLTDSGAEDLVSALSTNPSLKGLYLSYNELGDSGVKLVSMALRNPECKIQKLWLHNVGLTDSGAESLVSALSTNPSLTELDLSDNELGDSGAKLLSEALKNPEYKIQKLGLCNVGLTDSGAEDLVSTRSTNPSLTDLNLALNSLTDRSVPALRRLILTLPSLKRIWLRGNDFSWTGRKELRSLQEPRPGLIVIM; this comes from the exons atggctACAG GCGGGAAATTAAATCGGCTGAGGAAAGCACTCAAGAGGTTTTCACGAGGCCGTTCATCGAGTGAAGATGATTGGGACACCGGAAACAATGAACCAAAGCAGGGTCAGATTGAGAACAATGTCTCAGTTGAATGTGGTCTGGCCGCAGAGGAGGGAGAGCAaattcagcccagagacagtgacgtcagagacactgatcaggaccctaaAGCCggcacaagtgaggcgactgtctgtcagcccagagacagtgacgtcagagacacagagcaggaccctggaaccagtacaagtgaggcgactgtctgtcagtcCAGAGACGCTGCTCAGGATCCTGGCACCGGCACAA GAGCGAGCAGGGGAGGAGTTCCAGTGACGTCAACATCGGGAAAGGACACGG GTCCGAACTCAGCGATCACCGAGCTCCTGGCAAGCTGGGACGATTTCCAGCTGCTGCAGTTGACGGATTTCTACCGGGACAGGCTGGAGCAGGCGATGGAAGGAGGGGTGCACGGAGTGAGCCTGGCGTTAACGGccgagaatcagttcagtggaGAGGAACATCGG AAAATCTCTGATCTCGCTGATAAGGGAGAGCGGGCGGACAGTTCTAAACtcctcctgagcctggtgatggagaaaggctcccgcgcccggagggtgatgtgggaaacCTTTGTCAAAATGCGGATTGGTGTCCCAAAGCTGGACAAAATACTGAAAGAAATGCAGGCACATG GTTGTGTTCCGGTCCAGCGACCCGTCCCGGAGATTCCCAGAGGGATGAAAG atgttcaacagaaacacaaggagactctgcgggcacaaactgaaacactgagagtgaacacgatcctgatgagggagaaggtgaaggttttccagctggttgatcgatacgctgagctcacggtcatttctactgtccgagatcggagactggtggaacatgagctgctggcaagaggcagagaccatgaggagtggagagagaaacatctcCGCAGAGAGCTGGAGAACATCCGCACTGATCAGTTGTTCCAGAGCAGCTTTACCCGGAATAAATCCAAATCTGGGATTTCAGCCGCAGTGGCCGGAGTCCCAGGGATCGGGAAAACAACAgtggtacaaaagattgtttatgactgggcaATGGGGAAAATATACCAACGATTCCAGTTTGTCTTCGGTTTCAAATTCCGAGATTTAAACTCCATTGGCTGCAGAATAAACCTGagggaactgattctggatcagtatccttactttgggaatatcctgagagaggtctggaagaatccagagggattgctgtttatattcgatggtttggatgaattcaagCACAACATCGACTTTGCTGACAGTCGGAGAGAtacagaacccaagcaccagtgcccagatcccgagtggtggtgtgaagtgtctgacattgtgtacagtttaatccagggcaagctgctcccagggtgttcagtgctggtgaccacccgccccactgcgttacatttattggaaaaggcaGACATCAGTGTccgggctgaaatcctgggattttcTGGTGAGAAACGAAAGGAATATTTCttcaggcattttgaagatcagacggtggcagcagctgttttcaaacacgtgaaggagaacgagatcctgtacaccatgagctacaacccctcctactgctggatcctcgctctggcactgggccccttcttcacacaaagagtcagggacccgcagcgagttcccaagaccatcacccaactgtattcctactatatttacaacatcctgaaaaaccacggctgtaagattgagaacccccgtgatgtgtttCTCAGtcttggtcagatggccttcagaggagtgtccgagaggaagattgtgtttacagatggagatttgatcaactacaatctgcagccttcccagttcctgtccgggttcctgatggagcttttggagagagaggattctgcccggagcgtggtgtacacgttcccacacctcaccatccaagagtttgtagctgcactcgcacaattcctgaatccacatcctggggatatcctgaaattcctcactgaaaCCCACAACACGACAGATGGGCGGTTTAATGTATTTCTCCGTTTCGTTGCTGGTCTCTCCTCCCCAATGACAGCCCGGGGCttggaggagtttctgggtccatttcctcatcaaacaacctgccgggtgattgactgggtgaaggaggaggttaaacgccagagtggaaacacagggagtgaagctggtaaaaggagcctcctgaacacattgcactacctgtttgagtctcagaatcgtggactggctcaggccgcactgggatctgtggaaacactttcattcagtggaatgacactgaccccaattgactgcgcggtcctgtctcatgtcatcggactctgtgatacaataaaacacctcGACCTGGGGAACTGCaacattcagtgtgaaggaatccagcggctgggacccgggctgcacaagtgccaggAGTTGAG ACTTGAGCAGAATGAGcttggagattcaggagtgaaactggtgtctgcggctctgaggaacccggagtgtaaaatacagaaactgtg gctgatcaatgtcggtctcacagattctggtgccgaggatctcgtctccgctctcagtacaaacccatcactgaaggGGCTGTACCTGAGTTATaatgaactgggagattcaggagtgaaattggtgtctatggctctgaggaacccggagtgtaaaatacagaaactgtg GCTGCAcaatgtcggtctcacagattctggtgccgagagtctcgtctccgctctcagtacaaacccatcactgacggagctggacTTGAGTGATaatgaactgggagattcaggagcgAAACTGCTGTCTGAGGCTCTGAAGAACCCCGAGTATAAAATTCAGAAACTGGG gctgtgcAATGTCGgcctcacagattctggtgccgaggatctcgtctccactcgcagtacaaacccatcactgacggatcTGAACTTGGCATTAAACTCGTTGACAGACCGATCTGTCCCCGCTCTTCGCCGCCTCATACTAACCCTCCCGAGTCTGAAGCGAATCTG GCTGCGTGGGAATGATTTCAGTTGGACCGGGAGGAAGGAACTGAGATCTCTGCAGGAACCCAGACCCGGACTGATAGTGATCATGTGA